A genomic window from Microbacterium sp. H1-D42 includes:
- a CDS encoding ThuA domain-containing protein, protein MSRNALVVRGGWAGHHPVETTDLFIPFLREHGFEVSVEDDPEVYADADRMSTIDLVVQCITMSQISAEAARGLRAAVEAGTGLAGWHGGIADSFRASTDYLQLVGGQFAAHPPVAEGEPREPGAESFRDHTIAMTELGRQHPITADIADFDLRTEQYWVLADGLNDVLATTSFPVEPGRPWSRELTVPAVWTRQWGAGRVFVATPGHDVAVLADPNVRAIVERGMLWAARTA, encoded by the coding sequence ATGTCTAGAAATGCGCTCGTGGTCCGCGGGGGCTGGGCAGGCCATCACCCCGTCGAGACCACCGACCTGTTCATCCCGTTCCTGCGCGAGCATGGTTTCGAGGTGAGCGTCGAAGACGATCCCGAGGTGTATGCGGATGCGGATCGCATGAGCACGATCGATCTCGTCGTGCAGTGCATCACGATGTCGCAGATCTCGGCCGAAGCCGCACGCGGTCTGCGCGCGGCTGTCGAAGCGGGCACCGGGCTCGCCGGCTGGCACGGCGGCATCGCCGACTCGTTCCGGGCCAGCACCGACTACCTGCAGCTCGTGGGCGGTCAGTTCGCCGCCCACCCGCCGGTGGCAGAGGGCGAGCCCCGCGAACCGGGCGCCGAGAGCTTCCGCGATCACACGATCGCGATGACCGAACTCGGGCGGCAGCATCCGATCACCGCCGACATCGCGGACTTCGACCTGCGCACTGAGCAGTACTGGGTGCTCGCCGACGGACTGAACGACGTGCTCGCGACCACGTCGTTCCCGGTCGAACCCGGTCGCCCGTGGTCGCGCGAGCTGACCGTGCCCGCCGTCTGGACGCGTCAGTGGGGAGCAGGGCGGGTCTTCGTCGCGACCCCAGGGCACGACGTCGCTGTGCTCGCGGATCCGAACGTCCGCGCGATCGTGGAGAGAGGGATGCTGTGGGCCGCACGCACCGCGTAG